The genomic region CCCGTTGTTATGAAGTATTTACCTGTCGACGCGTCGTAGTTATCGAGCTTCCACACCGTGGATTGAACGCAGATTGTGGCACCAGAAAACTTGATGTTCTGATCGGTTGAAACACGGACCACGCCTTTCTTGGGGTTCACTGGCCGGAAGGTTAAGGGGAGGCCGTTTCTCACTTCAAGTTGTTCTTGCACGACGTCAAGCGGGCAAGTCTCATTGCCGGTGCTGGCTAGTGTAAGGCCACCACCTCTGCCGCGTATAACCGGCAGTATGTAGTAGTCGACTCCTGCCCGGACCAGATTTCTGTCTGTGTCGAGGACCGGAGCAGGTTCTTCAGCAGCTGCAGAGAGTGGAGATCTGTTGGCGAAAATGgtgaagagaaagaaagagagaaagagctGAGTTGTCTTCATTATGAGATATTATTACATGCAAGAACAATGGATTTATGGTTACAATTTGGTCTCTTATAGCTGCTTTCCAAGCCACAACTTGCACATGGATTACAGGTTGAAGAAGAGCAGGAAGATGGTGGCTGCTTGTAAATTGAAGCAATGAACTTTGACTAAGgcttattataatatcaaagtCAATTTGCTAGGATCAGAATTTTGAATCTCACTCTATTTCCCAGTCCAAATCTACGACAAACGATATCAAAAACAATGTTAGATGGCCGCAGTTAGCAATTAAAGAATCGGGTAATATTGCATTTGTTGAAAGTATTCATGTACCGGGATGTGATCTGAACATTCAATGTTCAAACTTGAGGAAAGAAACTTAtccatttcattttctattccGTACCAGAAGTGTTCATTCGCATAGACTAAATCAAGGTCATATATAGCAGCTGGCGGTGAGTAGACATGAAGGATAAGATAGCAGGATGGGAGGATGAGTTTTAGTATTACACCTGGTTAAGGAAAACACCACAGGAGGCTGCTGAAATCTCAATATGATGCAACATCCCATGGAAAGGATGCTGATAAATACATCTTGGGACAAAGACAAAGATAGgttctaaaatataacaaagataTACATTATATGCCATAAAGCTTTGAAAATTGGTATCATCATTTGGCACATAAATCAATATGGGGCATGCTTTGGTAAAAGCGCAAGGTAGTATCCCTATTTTATGCAGCCTGTAAATAATCCAAGATATTGACAACACACAAACAAGCTATGCACAAGTCAGAAAACCTTTTCTGGTAATAATCCCTGCACACGGCTCATCATCTACCTTGAGCTTATTTCAGCTGTCCCGTCCTCGATCGTGTTAAGCTGCTTCTGCCTTTTAGTTTCTGTTACAATCCGATCAGCAAGCATTAGTAACCAACATGATAAATGAAACAAGAGAACTTAAACAGATAGTTCAGCACAAATTTTCATCTCCCAGGCGTGGAGTTAAAGAAAACAGATATTGGTTACCTAAATCATCTATCAGTTACATTCTGGTCTTTTTCATGTTATAACTAATGACAGCATCCTCGATCAACTCGACAACCTCCACAATCTCACGTCCATTCAAAGAAAAGAAGGTTAGAATCTAAGTTTGATTGTTCAATCATTGCGTCCAGGACAATGATTATATTATCACCAACAGTGTATGGGGAAGCTTCAGCAAGAAACTCATGAACAACACCATTCACTTCAATCCAACTGCACCCAggtgttttcttgattttttgttcTCTCATCATTTTCATTACCCTCGAAGCATCATCCCATCTGTTTTTCGAGCGGTAGACACTCCAAAGAAGTACATATACTGCATCATCATCAGGTTCTAGTTCGACTACTTTCTTCCCGGCCACTTCAGCCAATTCTAGATTCCCCTGTCCCACACAAGCACCGAGAAGCGATCTCCAGATAACAGCATCCGGCTTCATCGGCATCCCCTCAATCAACCTTATGGCTTTCTCCAGATATCCTGCTCGAACAAAAAGATCAACCATACACCCAAAATGCTCAATCCGGGGCTTCATATTGTAGCCACTTACAAACTTCTCAAATAATCTCTCGCCCTCAATAACTAATCCTGCATGGCTGCAAGCTGATAAAACTGCTAGAAAAGTAACTTGATTTGGTATCATTCCAGATTCCACCATCGAATCAAAAACCAGAAGAGCACATTTACCTCTGCTATTAAGCGCCAAAGAGGAAATCATGGTAGTCCATGAAAACAAATCTTTCATCCTCATGCTATCAAATAGCTTCACAGCCGAATCAAGATTTCCACTTTTGCCATACATGTCTATCAACCCATTATTCACGGCAACATCCAAAACGAATCCAATGCGTTTGTTAATGTACCCATGAATTGCACTTCCTAAATTAAGTGCCCCAATATCAGC from Sesamum indicum cultivar Zhongzhi No. 13 linkage group LG3, S_indicum_v1.0, whole genome shotgun sequence harbors:
- the LOC105157366 gene encoding kunitz trypsin inhibitor 2 — its product is MKTTQLFLSFFLFTIFANRSPLSAAAEEPAPVLDTDRNLVRAGVDYYILPVIRGRGGGLTLASTGNETCPLDVVQEQLEVRNGLPLTFRPVNPKKGVVRVSTDQNIKFSGATICVQSTVWKLDNYDASTGKYFITTGGVEGKPGRETISNWFKIETYGDDYKLVFCPTVCNYCKVICKDVGIFMQDGKRRLALTEDAPFRVMLKKA
- the LOC105157365 gene encoding pentatricopeptide repeat-containing protein At2g22410, mitochondrial-like, with translation MLKAYAKLNKVVERRNIFELMPNPDVGSWTSLQNLYLNSKQPLKALMVFYELMLSNSAKPDSHSVVAALSACARLKDLRNGRAIHGLVYKHLKEPGPNVHNALIDMYVKNGRVHIAERVFSSINFKDVAIWTSLLNGYLLNGDIESAKGMFDEMPQRNVFSWTAMIVGYVRKKNPIEGLELFTRMRREDVGEHCNPTTVTIVALLSGCADIGALNLGSAIHGYINKRIGFVLDVAVNNGLIDMYGKSGNLDSAVKLFDSMRMKDLFSWTTMISSLALNSRGKCALLVFDSMVESGMIPNQVTFLAVLSACSHAGLVIEGERLFEKFVSGYNMKPRIEHFGCMVDLFVRAGYLEKAIRLIEGMPMKPDAVIWRSLLGACVGQGNLELAEVAGKKVVELEPDDDAVYVLLWSVYRSKNRWDDASRVMKMMREQKIKKTPGCSWIEVNGVVHEFLAEASPYTVGDNIIIVLDAMIEQSNLDSNLLFFEWT